TATAAAATGAAGAAAGGATTTTCACTCATAGAAACATTGGTGGCTACTGCTATTATCGTGATGGCGTCGGTCGGCCCGCTTGCTTTGGCCGGCCAGAGCTTGGCGCAGGCGAATTATATTAAAGACCAAATCGTCGCGACATTCCTAGCACAAGAAGGTCTGGAAATCATGCGCAATTATCGTGATACTCTTGGCATTGCCGAAATCGCGCTCCTATATACGGGTATTAATGGCACTCATTGTGTTACCGGTGATCCCTGCTCAGTGAGCGGCATCGACATGATAACAACACCCGCTACGAATAATTACTTCGTTGCTAATTGCGATAATGATCCCTGTTTGGCGCTTAACTATGATTCCGAAAACAGCCTTTACTGTTATCCAAGTACTGGCGGGACTGCCGAAGCTTATTGCTCTGGAACAAACGCCCCATCTATTTTCACGCGCTCGATAACCGTTGAACAAATTGTGGCTGACAAAGAATATAAAATCCACTCTATAGTCACTTGGCGCCGCGGATATGGTCCGCGTACAATAGAACTGACAGAAAATTTATTTGAACGAACATGGTAACCCCCCAAACTCCTAACTCCTATCTCCCAACTCCTACCCAAAGTGGCTACGCCCTTCTCTTCGCCATGTTCGTGTCGTCTATCATGCTTTCTATTGGGCTCGGTATCTCTACGATAATATATAAAGAGCTTATCCTGTCCGGTATCGGCCGTGAGTCAGAATTTTCGTTTTACAACGCACAGACCGGTCTCGAATGCGCTTTGTATTCTGAAAGTGCCGACTCAGCATTTTATGCCACAGCTGATGCTGATGGCGATAATACTAGGCCTAAATGCGACGGGAGCGATATTCTAGATCTTGTGTATGATAGAGGCTTGGAAGGCGCAACAACTACATTCAATATGACTATCAATAATCCTGCGCCGTCATGTGCTAAAGTCACGGTATATAAGTCCGCGTCTAACTATATGGTTATAGACTCGAGAGGATATAATACAGCATGTGGTGTTGAAACGAACTCCCGCCGTGTAGAACGTTCGCTCAAACTTCGCACCAATATTGTCCCCGCCGGCGGTTAGTAGTAGTATGGTCTGATATGACAGAACGCGAGGTAAAAGAACGTATAACGAAACTGCGAGAGGCGATTAATCGGCACCGTTATTTGTATCATGTCGAGAACAAGGCAGAGATAAGCGACGAAGCGCGTGACTCTCTTATGCATGAGCTGGTTGACCTGGAAACCCGATTTCCAAGTTTGCTCATGTCTGACTCGCCGTCTCAACGCGTATCCGGCAAGCCTCTGCCCGGATTTACTAAAGTAAAACATGCAGTACCGCAGTGGTCGCTATCCGACGCGTTCAATGAAGATGAAATAAAGTCTTTCGACGAAAGGGTGAAAAAAAACCTCACCCTAGCCCTCTCCGAAGGAGAGGGAACAAACGCGAATCAGAACCCCTCTCCTTCGGAGAGGGGTAGGGGTGAGGTCGGTTATGGTTATACTGCCGAGCTCAAAATAGACGGCTTCCATATCGTGCTGACTTATGAGAAGGGCAAGCTGGTGCGGGGCGTCACGCGCGGCGACGGTATTGTGGGCGAGGATGTAACGCAGAATATCAAAACTATCGAGGCTATCCCACTAGTGCTCGAAGAGGCGATAGACATAATAGTCGAGGGCGAGATCTGGATGAGTAAAAAGGAATTCATCAGAATAAATAGAGAACAGGAAAAACAAAAGCTCCCGCTTTATGCCAACCCGCGCAACATTGCCGCCGGCACTATACGACAATTAGACTCAAAGGTTGTAGCCTCGCGCAAACTTTCTAACTTTGTTTATGATATTGATAAAACAAGCGAGAAGCTTCCTGCCACCCAAGCCGGTGAACTTGCCTTATTACACAAACTCGGTTTTAAGGTAAATACGCATTTCAAAGAATGCAAGAATATAAATCAGGTTATAGAGTATTGGAATTATTGGCAAAAGCACAAAGAGCAAGAAGATTATTGGATAGACGGCGTGGTGGTGAAGGTGAATGAGCGTAAACAACAGGAGGAGATCGGCTATACCGGTAAGGGCCCGCGCTTCGCTATCGCCTTCAAATTCCCGGCCGAACAGGTGACGACTATTGTCGAAGATATTGTCGTACAGGTTGGCCGGACGGGCGTGCTTACGCCGGTCGCTATAATGAAGCCCGTAAGTGTTGCGGGGACTACTGTCTCGCGCGCTACGCTACATAATGAAGATGAGATAAAAAGACTGGGGCTTAAAATTGGTGACAGTGTGATACTGGAGAAATCCGGCGACGTGATACCGAAAATCTTGTCGGTACTAACCGAGCTTCGCACCGGAAAGGAGAAGTCTTTCAAAATGCCGTCGAAATGTCCGGTCTGTGGCGGCATGGTTGAACGGGATGAAGCATTCGTTGCTTCCCGTTGCATGAACTCTGGTTGTGATGCCAAGAACAGTCGCAGTCTCTACTATTTTACTTCGAAGACGGCATTCGACGTAGACGGCCTTGGGCCAAAGGTTATCGATCTGCTCGTAGAGAATGGCCTGGTCTCAAGGCCGACGGATTTCTTTAAACTTAAGAAGATTGATATAGAATCATTGCCTAGAATGGGGGAGAAGTCGGCAGAGAATCTTATAAACGCAATAAACGAAAGAAGAAAAATATCCCTCGCGCGTTTTATAATTTCTCTTGGCATTAATGATGTCGGTGAAGAGACGGCTCATGATTTGGCCGAACACTTCGGCAGTATAGAAAAGCTTGCGCGCGCAAGCGAACTTGAACTTAATGAAGTATATGGCATAGGTGATGTGGTTACCAAATCTATTTTAGATTACTTTACCAACGAAAAGCACAGGAAACTGGTGAATGATTTGTTGGAAGAAATCCATGTCGAAAAGTCGGAGGTCCGACCTCCGAAAGTCGGAGGTCGGACCTCCGCGAGTGGGATTTCTGGAAAAACATTCGTACTGACCGGCACGCTCGCGTCTCTCGAACGCGAAGCGGCAAAGGAAAAAATCCGTGAGCTCGGGGGTAAAAGTTCGGGATCGGTATCCAAGAATACCGACTACGTCGTTGCCGGCGAGAACCCGGGGTCTAAGCTCGATGAAGCGAAGAAGCTCGGGGTTAATATACTTACAGAATCGGACTTTCTCAAGATGTTGGGAATATGATATAGTGACTGGAAGAGGTTGAACCTTAAGCACCCAAAAGGTTCAACCTCTGGAATCAAATACCCATGCTTACAATAGACGATATAAATAACCTTGCGAGGCTTGCCCGCATCGAGATATCTGAAGATGAAAAGGCTAAGCTCCAAAAAGATATGGAGTCTATATTGGGTTATGTAAGCCAAATAACCAGCTTGGCCACAAAAGAAGAAGGCGCTACCCCAAATACCGATCTTATCAACGTAATGCGCGAGGATGTGGCTACGCACGAATCCGGTGAATATAAAGACGCTATCCTTGCCAATGCGCCCAAGCGCGAGGGCGATTACTTTTCTGTAAAACCTATATTCGAAGACAGATAGATATGATAGATCTAAAATCTCTCACAATTAAAAAAGCGCACGAATCTTTACTAAAAAAAGACTTTTCGGCCGTTGAGCTTCTTTCCGCCTATCGCGAGAATATAGAGAAGAGGAATAAAAAACTGAATGCTTATCTCGAAGTTTTCGACGATGCGACAGACCAAGCCAAATCGGTTGATGTCAAGATCGGGCGAGGCGACAAAATTTCTGATCTCGCCGGTATCCCGCTCGCCATTAAAGATATTATTTTATACAAAGGCCATCTGGCCACCGCGGCATCGAAAATATTGGCAGGTCATCACGCTGTATATGACTCAACGGTGGTAACGAAATTAAAAAATCAAGACGTAGTTATCACCGGCCGTACCAACATGGACGAGTTCGCCCACGGATCATCCGGCGAACATTCCGCCTATGGGCCAACACTTAATCCACTTGATGAGACGCGCGTACCGGGTGGGTCATCCAGTGGCTCCGGCGCGACTGTTGCCGCAGATATGGCACTTGTCTCGCTTGGGACAGACACGGGCGGGTCGGTGCGTTTACCGGCAAGTTATTGCGGGTTGGTCGGGCTCAAGCCGACATATGGTGCAGTTTCGCGCTATGGCATCATCGCTATGGGGAGCTCGTTCGATCAAGTCGGACCAATAGGCAAGACTGTTGGCGACGCAGAGATTTTATTCAATGCGATAAAGGGTAAAGATTCGCTCGATTCTACAACGTATGATTATAATAATGTCGCAGTAAAGAATGACAAAAAGAAAATGCGCATCGGTATCCCTCGCGCATTCGTCGGCCCGCCTGCCGGCGAGGCAGGCAAGGGCGTCGAGCCAGATGTTATAGAAAAATTTAACGAAGCAGAGAAAAAGCTTCGCGAACTCGGACACGAGATAATAGATATAGACCTGCCGAATATCGACAAAGCGTTAGCAGTGTATTATATACTGATACCCGCAGAAATTTCGGCAAATCTCGCACGTTTCGACGGCGTGCGCTTCGGCTTGCGCGCAGACGGCAAGAACGGTATTGAAGATTATTTTAAGACGCGCGGAGCAGGCTTTGGTGCAGAAGCCAGAAGGAGAATTATGCTCGGAACTTATATACTCTCCCATGGTTATTACGACGCCTATTACAATAAAGCCGTTGCAGTAAGACAGATTATCAAGCAAGAATTCATCAACGTTTTTAAACAAGTAGACGCTTTCATTACGCCTACCGGTATTTCGCCGGCTCCCAAACTCGGTGCCAATGCTAATGACCCGCTTGCCGAGTATCTCCTGGATATTTTTACCGTCTCCGCAAATGTCGCCCAAGTTTGCGCGATGTCTGTCCCGATGGGAACGGTTAAGCGAGAAGATAAAGATTTGCCGGTAGGACTGCATCTCACCGCTCCGCACTTCGCCGAATCAACCTTATTCACACTCGGTAAGCAATTTTTGGGCGAAGTGGTATAATTAGAGAATGCCGGAATTTGTTTCGCTCAACCTCGAGTATCTGTTTTATCAGATCTATAAGTTTTTTTATTCGTTCACGCATAATACCCCAAGTTTGCCGGTCGTGCCGGCCCACACTTTTTCTTATTCTTCTGTATTTATTCTCGCTTCCATATTAATTTCCGCATTGCTTATCTGGGCGATTGCTTATCTGCTGATCAAGACACGGCAGTATCATATCGAATACGAGTGGGCACTCTATAATCAATCGCAAGAGAATAAGGCGGCAACAACCAAAGAAGAAAATCCGAAGTGGAAGTCGGTCTTGTCTTTTGCCGAGTCGGATAATCCATCAGACAGGAAGGTGGCGATAATAGAAGCGGATAAATTACTCGACGATGCTTTGCAGGCGGGGAATATCCCGGGTGAGAACCTTGGCGAGAGACTTAAGAATTTCGATGCCAAAACCACTCCGTGGCTTGATGACGCCTGGGAGGCTCATAAAATCCGCAACCGCATAGCGCATGAGGCCGAGTTCGACCCGAACGTTCATGATATAAAGAAGACAATCGCAAGATACGAAAGAGTCTTGCATGAACTCCGGGCGATATAGAATAGACCTTGCTCTTACTATTGCGGGGGCGGGAATTTCCTTCAACTAAAACTTTGCCGTCGCAAAGTTTTGTCTAGGCACCGCCTCGCAGAACTTTCTACTGAAAGTTCTAAGCTCCGGCGTTCAATTCCGCCACGAGCAAAGCAGTTTGCTCGTTCCCCGCAAAAAGCCAAAAACCGCCCAGAGGCGGTGTGGCTTTTTGTTGCGGGGGCGGGAATTGAACCCGCTTCTTCAGGTTATGAGCCTGACATGTTACCGTTTCACTTCCCCGCTGATGCGAATTCTAGCACAGATTGAGAAATTGTTCAAAACGTAGTAGAATAGCCAGACGTTCTTTTATAACAAGCCGTTGTAGCTCAGTTGGTAGAGCACGTCATTGGTAATGACGAGGTCAGCAGTTCAATCCTGCTCAACGGCTCCCGCAGGGAGTAGCGAAGCGTCCAGCAGGATTGAAGGCCGGACTGCGGCGGCAGGAGGCGGGGTCGCACAAATTTTCAGCAGAAAATTATGCGTGACCTATCCTGCTCAACGGCTCCCGTTTCTTGAAAATAAGCCATCTTAGCTCAGTTGGTAGAGCGACGGTATCGTAAACCGTAGGTCCCCGGTTCAAACCCGGGAGATGGCTCCAGTTTTGTAGAAAAAGATACAGAAGCACCCAAAGCGTGGGCGGCACGAAGTGCCGCCCATTGGTTTTCGCCTGATTTTGTGGGGGGATTCGGAAAATTCGGCGCGCTTGCGCGCACTAATTTGTTTTGGAGGAGGAGGTTCGAGCCAAAGATTTCTTTGGCAGCAACCTTTTTAGCAAAAAGGTTGCTATCCAATGCAATTTTTTCCATATTTCCCGCGTCCTTTATCCACTTTTCCATCGGTTCGAGCCAATGTTTCTGCTTTTGTTGATTACGAGATATTTCCTCCTCCAGCGACTTTTTTTCGGATAGTAATTTTGATTTTTCAGCACGATATACTTCCTTGTCTATGTCTTGGTCTAAATAGCCGTCTAAAAGTCGCTGGAGCTTCGCTGTGATATCCGTAATCATTTTTTCGTTCTTTTCAACAAAAGCAGAAACGGATTGGGCGGATTCCACTTTGTCTTTTTCAAGTCTTCCGTTTAGATAGTCCGCCCAATCTTGTGGCAAAGAAACTTTTTGAAGAAGTGATGAAATTTGCGCATCCAAAGATTCTTGGCGAATACAGGGTTCAGGACATTTTTGCGTTTTCGATTTCTTGGTGCAGTGATAGTAAGTGTAGAAATGTTGCATGCCGTTGAGCTGGGTCTTCACCCTGTATTCGCCAGTGATTTGCATTCCACATGACGC
Above is a window of Candidatus Paceibacterota bacterium DNA encoding:
- the gatA gene encoding Asp-tRNA(Asn)/Glu-tRNA(Gln) amidotransferase subunit GatA; amino-acid sequence: MIDLKSLTIKKAHESLLKKDFSAVELLSAYRENIEKRNKKLNAYLEVFDDATDQAKSVDVKIGRGDKISDLAGIPLAIKDIILYKGHLATAASKILAGHHAVYDSTVVTKLKNQDVVITGRTNMDEFAHGSSGEHSAYGPTLNPLDETRVPGGSSSGSGATVAADMALVSLGTDTGGSVRLPASYCGLVGLKPTYGAVSRYGIIAMGSSFDQVGPIGKTVGDAEILFNAIKGKDSLDSTTYDYNNVAVKNDKKKMRIGIPRAFVGPPAGEAGKGVEPDVIEKFNEAEKKLRELGHEIIDIDLPNIDKALAVYYILIPAEISANLARFDGVRFGLRADGKNGIEDYFKTRGAGFGAEARRRIMLGTYILSHGYYDAYYNKAVAVRQIIKQEFINVFKQVDAFITPTGISPAPKLGANANDPLAEYLLDIFTVSANVAQVCAMSVPMGTVKREDKDLPVGLHLTAPHFAESTLFTLGKQFLGEVV
- the gatC gene encoding Asp-tRNA(Asn)/Glu-tRNA(Gln) amidotransferase subunit GatC; protein product: MLTIDDINNLARLARIEISEDEKAKLQKDMESILGYVSQITSLATKEEGATPNTDLINVMREDVATHESGEYKDAILANAPKREGDYFSVKPIFEDR
- a CDS encoding prepilin-type N-terminal cleavage/methylation domain-containing protein; translation: MKKGFSLIETLVATAIIVMASVGPLALAGQSLAQANYIKDQIVATFLAQEGLEIMRNYRDTLGIAEIALLYTGINGTHCVTGDPCSVSGIDMITTPATNNYFVANCDNDPCLALNYDSENSLYCYPSTGGTAEAYCSGTNAPSIFTRSITVEQIVADKEYKIHSIVTWRRGYGPRTIELTENLFERTW
- the ligA gene encoding NAD-dependent DNA ligase LigA — protein: MTEREVKERITKLREAINRHRYLYHVENKAEISDEARDSLMHELVDLETRFPSLLMSDSPSQRVSGKPLPGFTKVKHAVPQWSLSDAFNEDEIKSFDERVKKNLTLALSEGEGTNANQNPSPSERGRGEVGYGYTAELKIDGFHIVLTYEKGKLVRGVTRGDGIVGEDVTQNIKTIEAIPLVLEEAIDIIVEGEIWMSKKEFIRINREQEKQKLPLYANPRNIAAGTIRQLDSKVVASRKLSNFVYDIDKTSEKLPATQAGELALLHKLGFKVNTHFKECKNINQVIEYWNYWQKHKEQEDYWIDGVVVKVNERKQQEEIGYTGKGPRFAIAFKFPAEQVTTIVEDIVVQVGRTGVLTPVAIMKPVSVAGTTVSRATLHNEDEIKRLGLKIGDSVILEKSGDVIPKILSVLTELRTGKEKSFKMPSKCPVCGGMVERDEAFVASRCMNSGCDAKNSRSLYYFTSKTAFDVDGLGPKVIDLLVENGLVSRPTDFFKLKKIDIESLPRMGEKSAENLINAINERRKISLARFIISLGINDVGEETAHDLAEHFGSIEKLARASELELNEVYGIGDVVTKSILDYFTNEKHRKLVNDLLEEIHVEKSEVRPPKVGGRTSASGISGKTFVLTGTLASLEREAAKEKIRELGGKSSGSVSKNTDYVVAGENPGSKLDEAKKLGVNILTESDFLKMLGI